In Vigna unguiculata cultivar IT97K-499-35 chromosome 3, ASM411807v1, whole genome shotgun sequence, a single genomic region encodes these proteins:
- the LOC114177059 gene encoding serine/threonine-protein kinase SRK2E, giving the protein MDRSAMAVGPGMDMPIMHDSDRYELVRDIGSGNFGVARLMRDKHTEELVAVKYIERGEKIDENVQREIINHRSLRHPNIVRFKEVILTPTHLAIVMEYASGGELFERICNAGRFSEDEARFFFQQLISGVSYCHAMQVCHRDLKLENTLLDGSPAPRLKICDFGYSKSSVLHSQPKSTVGTPAYIAPEVLLKKEYDGKIADVWSCGVTLYVMLVGAYPFEDPEEPKNFRKTIHRILNVQYSIPDYVHISPECRHLISRIFVADPAKRISIPEIRNHEWFLKNLPSDLMDGNNNNQFEEPDQPMQSIEEIMQIIREATIPAAGSQSPNHDLTGSLDIDEDMDTDPDLDLDSSGEIVYAM; this is encoded by the exons ATGGATCGCTCTGCTATGGCTGTTGGGCCAGGAATGGATATGCCGATCATGCATGACAGTGACCGCTACGAACTCGTGCGTGACATTGGTTCTGGTAACTTCGGTGTGGCCAGGCTCATGAGGGACAAGCACACCGAGGAACTTGTCGCTGTTAAGTATATTGAGAGAGGTGAAAAG ATAGATGAAAATGTACAGAGAGAAATTATAAATCACAGATCTCTGAGGCATCCTAATATTGTGAGGTTCAAGGAG GTTATATTGACACCAACACATTTGGCGATTGTGATGGAATATGCTTCTGGAGGAGAGCTATTTGAGCGAATATGCAATGCAGGGCGATTCAGTGAGGATGAG GCACGCTTCTTCTTCCAACAACTTATATCAGGGGTTAGCTATTGTCATGCAATG CAAGTTTGCCATCGAGATTTGAAGTTGGAAAACACATTGTTGGATGGTAGTCCAGCTCCTCGTTTGAAGATTTGTGATTTTGGCTATTCAAAG TCCTCAGTGCTACATTCTCAACCAAAATCTACAGTGGGAACCCCTGCATATATCGCTCCAGAAGTTTTGCTCAAGAAGGAATATGATGGCAAG ATTGCAGATGTGTGGTCTTGTGGGGTGACCTTATATGTCATGTTGGTGGGTGCATATCCATTTGAGGATCCCGAGGAACCTAAAAATTTCCGCAAGACAATACAC AGGATTTTGAATGTTCAGTACTCAATTCCAGACTATGTTCATATATCTCCCGAGTGCCGTCATCTGATATCAAGGATTTTTGTTGCTGATCCTGCAAAA AGAATAAGTATTCCTGAGATTAGAAACCATGAGTGGTTTTTGAAGAACCTTCCAAGTGATCTGATGGATGGGAATAACAACAACCAGTTTGAGGAGCCTGATCAACCAATGCAAAGCATTGAAGAAATCATGCAGATAATCAGAGAGGCAACAATTCCTGCAGCTGGATCTCAGTCTCCCAACCATGATCTTACTGGTAGCTTGGATATTGATGAGGACATGGATACAGATCCTGATCTTGACTTAGATAGCAGTGGAGAAATAGTGTATGCTATGTAA